The following coding sequences are from one Microbulbifer sp. TB1203 window:
- a CDS encoding helix-turn-helix domain-containing protein, translated as MKIQQASASLPPDDGFPAAPCTLAQGPADCKENSMGERLEQVLRARKVRKVYPLALELGVNESCISRWRRDGAISTDNAVRLCRILDVSLDWLLCGRGQMDQHKGRSISDEEYAMIEALRLLPGEARYSILNLFAAIDSRLDNRS; from the coding sequence GTGAAGATACAGCAAGCCTCCGCGAGCCTGCCACCCGACGACGGTTTTCCCGCAGCGCCCTGCACACTCGCGCAGGGGCCGGCCGACTGTAAAGAAAACTCGATGGGCGAGCGCCTGGAACAGGTATTGCGTGCGCGCAAAGTGCGCAAGGTATACCCGCTGGCACTGGAACTCGGCGTAAACGAAAGCTGTATCAGCCGCTGGCGCCGGGACGGGGCCATCTCCACTGATAATGCTGTCAGGTTGTGCCGGATACTGGATGTTTCGCTGGACTGGCTGCTTTGCGGGCGCGGGCAGATGGACCAGCACAAAGGGCGCAGTATCAGCGACGAGGAGTACGCGATGATCGAGGCCCTGCGCCTACTGCCGGGCGAGGCACGCTATTCAATTCTCAATCTTTTTGCGGCCATTGATTCGCGCCTGGATAACAGATCGTAA
- a CDS encoding sugar phosphorylase, whose amino-acid sequence MTQTQPEIPIQEAVQQKVTDHLAVIYPGHDCPAIARELLKLMRLDEDCQSPLAHKNLWDQTDIVVITYANTILKENQHPLETLHHFLKTHFTMLINSVHILPFFPYSSDDGFSVVDYKKVNPELGDWSDILRISTDFHLMADLVINHCSAQHQWFVNFQEGKSPGRDYFFTVDPDEDLSGVVRPRTTPLLRSVSSGEETKYVWCTFGPDQVDLDFSNPRVLMEIVDIIRLYLDMGVRIFRLDAVAFVWKRIGSSCINLDETHEIVRLLRTLIEHADPNVVIITETNIPNHENLTYFGNANEAHCIYNFSLPPLLVHTLVSGNCHHLKSWLMSMPPAQNGTTYFNFIASHDGIGLRPVEGLLSEEEQEALIQTMENFGGKISWRALDDGNKKPYEINISLLDALKGTTAGEDQWQIERFICAHAIMLALEGIPAFYLHSLVGTTNDYQRMHEHGHNRAINRRQWQESELNRKIANRKSHHHRVFYQLRSLIQIRREQPAFHPNATQFTLHLGEQIFAFWRQSMNRRQSIFCLNNISDEPQVVLLSSINLTGGEHWKDLISDELFDDMSASVTLEPYQTLWITNRW is encoded by the coding sequence ATGACCCAGACGCAACCGGAAATACCGATTCAGGAAGCTGTACAGCAGAAAGTGACGGATCACCTCGCGGTGATCTACCCGGGACACGATTGTCCGGCCATCGCCCGGGAACTGCTGAAACTGATGCGGCTGGACGAGGACTGTCAATCGCCTCTGGCCCACAAGAACCTGTGGGACCAGACCGACATAGTGGTGATCACCTACGCCAATACCATCCTAAAGGAAAATCAACACCCGCTGGAAACCCTGCACCACTTTCTGAAAACTCACTTCACCATGCTGATCAACAGCGTGCATATCCTGCCCTTCTTCCCCTACTCCAGCGACGACGGATTCTCGGTGGTGGATTACAAAAAGGTGAATCCCGAACTGGGGGACTGGAGCGACATCCTGCGTATCAGCACCGATTTCCATTTGATGGCAGATCTGGTGATCAACCATTGTTCCGCGCAGCACCAGTGGTTTGTCAACTTTCAGGAGGGGAAATCCCCGGGCAGGGACTATTTCTTCACTGTAGACCCGGACGAGGATCTTTCTGGAGTCGTGCGCCCGAGAACCACGCCCCTGCTACGGTCCGTTTCCAGTGGAGAAGAGACCAAGTACGTGTGGTGTACCTTTGGGCCCGATCAGGTGGACCTGGATTTCAGCAACCCCCGCGTATTGATGGAAATAGTGGATATCATCCGCCTCTACCTGGATATGGGAGTTCGCATCTTCCGCCTGGATGCAGTGGCCTTCGTATGGAAGAGGATAGGCAGCAGCTGTATCAACCTGGATGAAACCCACGAGATAGTACGCCTGTTGCGCACACTCATAGAGCATGCCGATCCCAATGTCGTAATCATTACCGAAACAAATATTCCCAACCATGAAAATCTCACCTATTTCGGCAACGCCAACGAAGCCCATTGTATCTATAATTTTTCCCTGCCACCGCTGCTGGTCCACACCCTTGTTTCCGGCAATTGCCACCATTTGAAAAGCTGGCTGATGAGCATGCCGCCGGCACAGAATGGCACCACCTATTTCAACTTTATCGCCTCTCACGACGGTATCGGCCTGCGCCCCGTGGAGGGATTACTGAGCGAGGAAGAGCAGGAAGCCCTGATCCAGACCATGGAAAACTTTGGTGGCAAGATTTCCTGGCGCGCTCTGGATGACGGTAACAAGAAACCCTACGAAATCAATATCTCTCTGCTCGACGCCCTCAAGGGAACCACCGCCGGGGAGGACCAATGGCAGATTGAGCGCTTCATCTGTGCCCACGCCATCATGCTGGCACTGGAGGGAATCCCCGCCTTCTACCTGCACAGCCTGGTGGGCACCACCAACGACTACCAGCGCATGCATGAGCACGGTCACAACCGCGCCATCAATCGCCGCCAGTGGCAGGAATCGGAGCTCAACAGAAAAATTGCCAACCGGAAAAGCCACCATCACCGCGTCTTCTATCAGCTTCGCAGCCTGATCCAGATAAGACGGGAACAGCCCGCCTTTCACCCCAACGCAACCCAGTTCACACTGCACCTGGGTGAGCAGATTTTTGCCTTCTGGCGGCAAAGTATGAATCGGCGGCAGAGCATCTTCTGCCTGAACAATATCTCCGACGAGCCACAGGTGGTACTGCTATCCAGTATCAACCTGACCGGCGGTGAGCACTGGAAAGACCTTATCAGTGATGAACTTTTCGATGATATGTCCGCCTCGGTGACCTTGGAGCCCTATCAGACCCTGTGGATCACCAATCGGTGGTAG
- a CDS encoding glycosyl transferase codes for MTDFFQNGSITTLHNLSHRPLEELERELVEFSRQRPMSLLLPSLYSELEGEALPKILDELCRVPYLSEIVIGLDRADEAQYRDALVQFSKLPQHVRVLWNDGPRLLELDAELEKRGLAPLEPGKGRNVWYCLGYILASDRGEAVALHDCDIITYDRLLLARLFYPVANPNFTYEFCKGYYSRVSTGKINGRVCRLLVTPLIRTLKKIYGNIDYLEYMDSFRYALAGEFSFRRDVINDLRIPSDWGLEIGVLSEMHRNYSTNRLCQVDIAHRYDHKHQKVSFDDENAGLSKMSIDISKSLFRKLATQGIVFSTETFRSIKATYFRIALDFVETYRNDAIINGLDFDIHREEQTVELFAVNLMKAGQTFLENPMETPFIPSWSRITSAAPEFLHKLKAAVEADYEEFSA; via the coding sequence GTGACTGATTTTTTCCAGAACGGTTCGATCACCACCCTGCACAATTTATCCCATCGCCCGCTGGAGGAACTGGAGCGGGAACTGGTGGAATTCTCCCGCCAGAGGCCGATGTCGCTCCTGCTGCCCTCCCTTTACTCGGAGCTGGAGGGCGAGGCATTGCCCAAAATCCTCGACGAACTTTGCCGTGTGCCCTATCTCTCGGAGATCGTCATCGGCCTGGACCGGGCCGACGAAGCCCAGTACCGCGATGCACTGGTTCAGTTCAGTAAACTGCCGCAGCATGTGCGCGTGCTCTGGAACGACGGGCCGCGGCTGCTAGAGCTGGACGCCGAGCTGGAGAAGCGCGGCCTTGCGCCGCTGGAGCCAGGCAAGGGGCGCAACGTCTGGTACTGCCTCGGCTATATCCTGGCTTCGGACAGGGGAGAGGCAGTGGCACTGCACGACTGCGATATCATCACCTATGATCGCCTGTTACTGGCTCGCCTCTTCTACCCCGTAGCCAATCCCAACTTCACCTATGAATTCTGCAAGGGCTACTATTCCCGCGTATCCACGGGAAAGATCAATGGCCGCGTGTGCCGTTTGCTGGTCACTCCGCTGATCCGCACCCTGAAAAAGATTTACGGCAATATCGACTACCTGGAATATATGGACAGCTTCCGCTATGCCCTGGCCGGGGAATTTTCCTTTCGTCGCGATGTGATCAACGACCTGCGTATTCCCAGCGACTGGGGCCTGGAGATCGGCGTGCTCTCGGAGATGCACCGCAACTACTCCACCAACCGCCTGTGCCAAGTGGATATTGCCCATCGCTATGACCATAAACACCAGAAGGTTTCCTTCGACGATGAAAACGCCGGGCTGTCGAAAATGTCCATCGATATTTCCAAGTCCCTGTTCCGAAAGCTGGCCACCCAGGGCATAGTGTTTTCCACCGAGACCTTCCGCAGCATCAAGGCCACCTATTTCCGCATCGCCCTGGATTTTGTTGAGACCTACCGAAACGATGCGATCATCAACGGTCTCGATTTTGATATTCACCGGGAAGAGCAGACTGTGGAACTCTTCGCCGTAAACCTGATGAAGGCGGGGCAAACCTTTCTCGAAAACCCGATGGAAACTCCGTTCATTCCCAGCTGGAGCCGCATCACCAGTGCCGCACCGGAATTTCTGCACAAACTGAAAGCCGCGGTGGAAGCGGATTACGAAGAGTTCAGCGCATAG
- the arsC gene encoding arsenate reductase (glutaredoxin) (This arsenate reductase requires both glutathione and glutaredoxin to convert arsenate to arsenite, after which the efflux transporter formed by ArsA and ArsB can extrude the arsenite from the cell, providing resistance.): MWTIYHNPRCSKSRQTLQLLQDKGIDPEVVLYLETPPDRKTLAVLLQKLGIPARDLLRTGEDEYKALQLKDPGLGEEQLLDAMTQHPKLIQRPIVVKGDKAVLGRPPENVLELL; this comes from the coding sequence ATGTGGACGATTTATCATAACCCCCGCTGTTCAAAATCCCGTCAGACCCTGCAACTGCTGCAGGACAAAGGGATCGATCCGGAAGTGGTGCTCTACCTGGAGACGCCGCCGGACAGGAAGACCCTCGCCGTTCTGCTGCAAAAACTCGGCATCCCCGCCCGCGACCTGCTGCGCACCGGAGAGGACGAGTACAAGGCCCTGCAGCTAAAAGACCCCGGACTGGGCGAAGAGCAACTGCTCGACGCCATGACTCAACATCCCAAACTGATCCAGCGCCCCATCGTAGTCAAAGGTGACAAGGCGGTGCTCGGCCGGCCGCCGGAAAACGTGCTGGAGCTGCTCTGA
- the wrbA gene encoding NAD(P)H:quinone oxidoreductase — protein MSQAEQSEAYILILYYSRNGATARMAAELARGVESSGMVARLRTVPRVSPDTEASLPPVPEEGAPYCTAEELRNCAGLLLGSPTRFGNMAAPLRHFLDQTGDMWLDGSLAGKPAAVFTSTGSLHGGQESTLISMMLPLLHHGMLIAGIPYSEADLTHTKSGGTPYGASHWAGRNGGELSAEEQSLCRALGARIGALASQLRSRT, from the coding sequence ATGTCCCAGGCGGAGCAATCGGAAGCCTACATCCTTATCCTCTATTACAGCCGCAACGGCGCCACCGCGAGAATGGCCGCGGAGCTGGCTCGCGGAGTGGAATCCTCCGGTATGGTCGCGCGCCTGCGCACGGTACCGAGGGTCTCACCGGATACCGAGGCCAGCCTGCCACCGGTCCCCGAAGAGGGCGCCCCCTATTGCACCGCAGAGGAACTGCGCAACTGCGCCGGCCTGCTGCTGGGCAGTCCAACCCGCTTCGGCAATATGGCCGCACCGCTGCGACACTTCCTCGACCAGACCGGCGACATGTGGCTGGACGGCAGCCTGGCGGGCAAACCCGCCGCGGTGTTCACGTCCACCGGCAGCCTGCACGGCGGCCAGGAGAGCACCCTTATCTCCATGATGCTGCCGCTGCTGCACCACGGCATGCTGATCGCCGGTATCCCCTACTCCGAGGCGGACCTGACGCATACAAAGAGCGGTGGTACTCCCTATGGGGCCTCCCACTGGGCGGGCCGCAACGGCGGTGAACTGAGCGCCGAAGAGCAGTCCCTGTGCCGCGCCCTGGGTGCGCGCATCGGTGCCCTTGCCAGTCAATTGCGGAGCCGGACGTGA
- the sppA gene encoding signal peptide peptidase SppA: protein MTEATHYKGFTRRFFDAIGGAITWLRRVFTNLLFLLLLLFIGVLIFGKEEQLVIPQGAALRVAPSGYLVDELSQPSSLPAFFGGPQAPAETRVKDLVDAIDSAAKDKRISSLVLELDSLVGASLSKLEEVGGALQRFKAADKPIYAVGDNYTQAQYFLASHADKVYLNPMGSVLLTGFGAYRNYFKSALDKLKINFHVFRVGDYKDFIEPYTRDDMSPASRENNQRWLHELWGEYTEQVTGLRNLPPEAVDTFIEQLPQNLKEHDGSWAEAALAYKFVDQLASRRTAIEELKETIGANDDKQSYKSIDALAYLRNQKLTHIPTSEAPKVGLISASGTIVDGEAPVGQIGSESLGQLIRKARENKVKALVLRIDSGGGSAFASEAIRQELLATRAEDIPVVVSMGSVAASGGYWIATGGDRIWASPSTITGSIGVFGAFPTFEDALESLGIYNDGVGTSDLAGTMRIDRPLPPAAASVLQQGVENTYARFLRIVAEARGSTPEEVHKIAQGQVWTGRAAQQLGLVDELGNLNDAIAGAAQLAEVEDYQLVEIRRELSPGEKLLRTLAENVDARISASIEANLPLGAWLNTLQPVLAPIAELREYRDPRALYVRCLVCRAP from the coding sequence TTGACTGAAGCAACCCATTACAAAGGATTTACCCGCAGATTTTTTGACGCCATCGGCGGGGCCATCACCTGGCTTCGCCGGGTGTTCACCAACCTGTTGTTCCTGCTGCTGTTGCTATTTATCGGCGTTCTCATCTTCGGCAAGGAAGAGCAACTGGTGATCCCCCAGGGTGCCGCCCTGCGCGTGGCGCCAAGCGGTTACCTGGTGGACGAACTCTCCCAGCCCTCCAGTCTGCCGGCGTTCTTCGGCGGCCCCCAGGCACCCGCGGAAACCCGGGTCAAGGACCTGGTGGATGCCATCGACAGCGCCGCCAAGGACAAGCGTATCTCCTCCCTGGTGCTGGAGCTGGACAGCCTGGTGGGCGCCAGCCTGAGCAAGCTGGAGGAAGTAGGCGGGGCGCTGCAGCGCTTCAAGGCTGCGGACAAGCCCATTTATGCGGTCGGCGATAATTACACCCAGGCCCAGTATTTCCTCGCCAGCCACGCCGACAAGGTCTACCTCAACCCCATGGGCTCGGTGCTGCTCACCGGTTTCGGCGCCTACCGCAACTACTTCAAAAGCGCGCTGGACAAGCTGAAAATCAATTTCCACGTCTTCCGCGTGGGCGACTACAAAGACTTTATTGAGCCCTACACCCGCGATGACATGTCCCCCGCCTCCCGCGAGAACAACCAACGCTGGCTGCACGAGCTCTGGGGCGAGTACACCGAGCAGGTCACCGGCCTGCGCAACCTGCCGCCGGAGGCCGTGGACACCTTTATCGAGCAGTTGCCGCAGAACCTGAAAGAACACGACGGCAGCTGGGCCGAGGCCGCCCTGGCGTATAAATTTGTCGACCAGTTGGCCAGCCGCCGCACCGCCATCGAGGAACTCAAGGAAACCATCGGCGCCAACGACGACAAGCAGAGCTACAAATCCATCGACGCCCTTGCCTATCTGCGCAACCAGAAACTCACTCATATCCCAACGTCCGAAGCCCCAAAGGTTGGCTTGATCTCCGCCAGCGGCACCATCGTCGACGGCGAGGCACCAGTGGGCCAGATCGGCAGCGAGAGCCTGGGCCAGTTGATCCGCAAGGCGCGGGAAAATAAAGTCAAAGCCCTGGTACTGCGCATCGACAGCGGCGGCGGCTCCGCCTTCGCTTCGGAAGCCATCCGCCAGGAACTGCTCGCCACCCGCGCCGAGGATATACCCGTGGTGGTCTCCATGGGCAGCGTGGCGGCCTCCGGCGGCTACTGGATCGCCACTGGCGGCGACCGCATCTGGGCTTCCCCCTCAACCATCACCGGCTCCATCGGCGTGTTCGGCGCTTTCCCCACCTTCGAGGATGCCCTGGAATCCCTGGGTATCTACAACGACGGCGTCGGCACATCCGACCTGGCCGGTACCATGCGCATCGACCGCCCACTGCCACCCGCCGCCGCCAGTGTGCTGCAGCAGGGGGTCGAGAACACCTACGCGCGTTTCCTGCGCATTGTCGCCGAAGCCCGTGGCAGCACGCCGGAGGAAGTCCACAAGATCGCCCAGGGCCAGGTATGGACCGGCCGCGCCGCGCAACAGCTGGGGCTGGTGGACGAACTGGGCAACCTCAACGACGCCATCGCCGGCGCCGCGCAGCTGGCGGAAGTGGAGGATTACCAGTTGGTGGAAATCCGGCGCGAACTCTCCCCCGGTGAGAAACTCCTGCGCACCCTGGCGGAGAATGTCGACGCGCGCATCTCCGCCAGCATCGAGGCCAACCTGCCCCTGGGCGCCTGGCTGAATACCCTGCAGCCGGTGCTGGCACCGATTGCCGAGCTGCGCGAATACCGCGATCCGCGCGCGCTCTACGTGCGCTGCCTGGTCTGCCGTGCGCCCTGA
- a CDS encoding DUF2069 domain-containing protein, protein MTPLKRKLQFAKCLNWICYLGLLLLFVVWNLFLPGGSVKWWILQTLPLLLVLPGLLKGHYRSYLWLCFILLLYITASIVDVMMPGRGWQHGVLLLLSFTLFISAMMTSRWQRIRY, encoded by the coding sequence GTGACCCCCCTGAAACGCAAACTGCAATTCGCCAAATGCCTGAACTGGATCTGCTACCTGGGCCTGCTGCTATTGTTTGTGGTGTGGAACCTGTTCCTGCCCGGCGGCTCGGTCAAATGGTGGATACTGCAGACACTGCCCCTGCTGCTGGTACTGCCGGGGCTGCTGAAAGGGCACTATCGCAGCTACCTGTGGCTCTGCTTTATCCTCTTGCTGTATATCACTGCCAGTATTGTCGACGTAATGATGCCCGGGCGCGGCTGGCAGCATGGCGTACTATTGCTGTTGAGCTTTACCCTGTTTATCTCCGCGATGATGACCAGCCGCTGGCAGCGAATACGCTATTAA
- a CDS encoding HAD-IIB family hydrolase gives MTPNSHLNGPWLIASDLDGTLLDHYSYSHTEVDHLLGRLERREIPVVLNSSKTFREMLEIRRWLHNHHPFVVENGSAIFIPTGYFPDMPANARDEGNFWVIETGAPREAILEYLRRDAEQNGAPYLSFSAATTEEIVAATGLSTERAQSARQRSYSEPLLWRGSEAKKLSFCERASKAGLATLEGGRFLHLLGRTDKGSATLTLLEEYRRQRHRDCRLIAAGDSPNDLDMLRAADIAVIIRSPSHSPPPLEEHPRVIVSELPGPAGWNQVMEKLFFSTDENA, from the coding sequence ATGACACCAAACAGCCACCTTAACGGCCCCTGGCTGATCGCCAGCGACCTGGACGGCACCCTGCTGGACCACTACAGCTATTCCCACACCGAGGTGGACCACCTACTGGGCAGGCTGGAACGCCGGGAAATCCCGGTTGTGCTCAACAGTAGTAAAACCTTCAGGGAAATGCTGGAAATCCGCCGCTGGCTGCACAACCACCACCCGTTTGTCGTCGAGAACGGCTCGGCCATTTTCATCCCCACCGGCTACTTTCCCGATATGCCCGCCAATGCACGCGACGAAGGGAACTTCTGGGTGATCGAAACCGGCGCGCCACGGGAAGCAATACTGGAATATCTGAGACGCGATGCGGAACAAAACGGCGCCCCCTATCTGAGCTTTTCAGCCGCTACCACGGAAGAAATCGTGGCAGCCACCGGCCTCAGTACCGAGCGCGCACAGAGTGCCCGCCAGCGCAGTTATTCGGAGCCGCTGCTGTGGCGGGGCAGCGAGGCGAAAAAGCTCTCGTTTTGCGAACGCGCCTCCAAAGCCGGATTAGCCACCCTGGAAGGCGGGCGGTTCCTGCACCTGCTCGGACGCACCGACAAGGGCTCGGCCACCCTGACACTGCTGGAGGAATACCGGCGGCAACGGCACCGGGACTGCCGGCTGATCGCCGCGGGGGACAGCCCCAACGACCTGGACATGCTGCGGGCGGCCGATATCGCGGTGATCATTCGCTCCCCCAGCCATTCTCCCCCCCCACTAGAAGAACATCCGCGAGTCATCGTCAGCGAACTGCCGGGGCCAGCCGGATGGAACCAGGTAATGGAAAAGCTGTTTTTCAGCACCGATGAGAACGCGTGA
- a CDS encoding TlpA disulfide reductase family protein, with amino-acid sequence MAAATSGCESDAESLADIHGKQLETDGRVLLVNYWAEWCAPCREEIPELNRFARESEGVLVLGVNYDQPPAEVTREQIKKLGIEFPVLSADPAARWGQARPTVLPSTFVIGIDGRWRATLVGPQTEESLHAAVASLSAEGG; translated from the coding sequence TTGGCCGCCGCAACAAGCGGGTGTGAGTCCGACGCGGAGTCGCTGGCGGACATCCATGGCAAACAGTTAGAGACCGATGGCCGGGTACTGCTGGTGAACTACTGGGCCGAGTGGTGCGCGCCCTGTCGCGAGGAGATTCCCGAACTTAACCGCTTCGCCCGCGAGTCGGAAGGGGTACTGGTGCTGGGAGTGAATTACGACCAGCCGCCCGCGGAGGTCACCCGAGAGCAGATAAAAAAACTCGGCATCGAATTTCCGGTGCTGTCCGCCGACCCGGCGGCCCGCTGGGGACAGGCGCGTCCGACGGTGTTGCCCAGCACCTTTGTAATCGGTATCGATGGCCGCTGGCGTGCGACCCTGGTCGGACCGCAGACGGAGGAGAGTCTCCACGCGGCGGTGGCTTCCCTGTCGGCGGAGGGCGGGTGA
- a CDS encoding YihY family inner membrane protein, with amino-acid sequence MTESIHRWRRFLTSLWTLFNEKNCRQHAAALTYMTLFAIVPLVTVSYAMLSLFPDFAGLESRLQAQIFEHFVPESGREVQEYISNFSTQAQRLTGVGVAILLITAGLMLRNIEVTFNSIWDIPRGRRGVSSFLLYWAILSMGPILLGAGLAASTYLFSQKIFSPEDDGLGVMPIVLGVLPWIFTATAFTLLFVAVPNCRVPLRHGLVGGVVTAFAFEVAKNLFGVMVARSSVQAVYGAFAFVPLFLIWVYLMWMIVLAGCVLVRTLSAYHAAAQGRKYSDVVATLILLWEFFKKYQGGQPLRDQDISRAAIKPAQWRRIRQILQDRKMIAQTERNDYVLSRDLDSTSLMELVEWLNPALASLHNHRELHNQPWYREVEKRFAESQEFASERLALDLGELFREALDKENETEQSSGRETKTKKTGGKGSGKGKSDGDSEGGLAVVGRRNKRV; translated from the coding sequence ATGACGGAATCCATTCACCGCTGGCGACGCTTCCTCACCTCCCTATGGACGCTGTTCAACGAAAAGAACTGCCGCCAGCACGCCGCCGCGCTCACTTACATGACCCTGTTCGCCATAGTGCCGCTGGTCACCGTGAGCTATGCCATGCTGTCGCTGTTTCCGGATTTCGCCGGGCTGGAGAGCCGGCTGCAGGCGCAGATATTCGAGCACTTCGTGCCGGAGAGTGGGCGCGAGGTGCAGGAGTACATCAGCAACTTCTCCACCCAGGCCCAGCGGCTTACCGGCGTTGGCGTTGCTATCCTGCTGATAACCGCGGGGCTGATGCTGCGCAATATCGAGGTGACCTTCAACTCCATCTGGGATATTCCCCGGGGCCGGCGCGGGGTTTCCAGCTTCCTGCTCTACTGGGCCATCCTCAGTATGGGCCCGATCCTGTTGGGCGCGGGACTGGCTGCCTCCACCTATCTGTTTTCGCAAAAAATATTTTCGCCGGAGGACGATGGCCTGGGCGTGATGCCCATTGTGCTGGGAGTGCTGCCGTGGATCTTTACTGCCACCGCCTTTACCCTGCTGTTCGTCGCCGTGCCCAACTGCCGCGTGCCGTTGCGCCATGGTCTGGTGGGCGGGGTGGTTACCGCCTTTGCTTTTGAGGTGGCGAAGAATCTGTTTGGGGTTATGGTTGCGCGCAGTTCGGTGCAGGCGGTTTACGGTGCATTTGCTTTTGTGCCGCTGTTTCTGATCTGGGTTTACCTGATGTGGATGATTGTGCTGGCGGGCTGCGTGCTGGTGCGCACCCTGTCCGCGTACCACGCGGCGGCCCAGGGCCGGAAATATTCCGACGTGGTGGCCACGCTTATACTGCTGTGGGAATTCTTCAAGAAATACCAGGGGGGGCAGCCGCTGCGCGACCAGGATATTTCCCGGGCTGCGATCAAACCCGCGCAGTGGCGGCGTATCCGGCAGATACTGCAGGACAGGAAAATGATCGCCCAGACGGAGCGCAACGATTACGTACTGTCGCGAGACCTGGATTCCACTTCGCTGATGGAGCTGGTGGAATGGTTGAACCCGGCGCTGGCGTCCCTGCACAACCATCGGGAACTGCACAACCAGCCCTGGTACCGGGAGGTGGAGAAGCGCTTCGCGGAGTCGCAGGAGTTTGCCAGCGAACGCCTGGCACTGGATCTCGGGGAGCTGTTTCGCGAGGCACTGGATAAAGAAAACGAGACGGAACAGAGTTCCGGGCGCGAGACGAAAACGAAAAAGACGGGTGGAAAAGGCAGTGGCAAGGGGAAGTCTGACGGGGATTCTGAAGGTGGCCTTGCTGTGGTTGGCCGCCGCAACAAGCGGGTGTGA
- a CDS encoding glycine zipper 2TM domain-containing protein — MKNLSTFAAIVFTTALALPVLADPPEGRGWKKHKHERHETKEEYWDGNCKVERKWERNGDYKEERKCKGGHEYAYREPGARVVVELPPWFDHRREEPVYQPDWRPAPQPTATRCNSAQVGRVLGGLIGGVLGHQIGDGRGNTAATIGGAIAGVLIGGEVGKRMDARNQACVAQALEFAPNGQRISWQGESGEEYAVVPGAIEKRGDTYCRSFTAEVQGGSRSDGTACRQADGTWVSSH, encoded by the coding sequence ATGAAGAACCTGAGCACTTTCGCCGCGATTGTTTTTACCACCGCCCTGGCCCTGCCAGTCCTGGCCGATCCGCCCGAGGGCCGGGGCTGGAAGAAGCACAAGCACGAGCGCCACGAGACCAAGGAGGAGTACTGGGACGGCAACTGCAAAGTGGAACGCAAGTGGGAGCGCAACGGCGATTACAAGGAAGAGCGCAAATGCAAGGGTGGCCATGAGTACGCCTACCGCGAGCCGGGTGCCCGGGTGGTTGTAGAGCTGCCCCCCTGGTTCGACCACCGAAGAGAAGAGCCGGTATACCAGCCGGACTGGCGCCCGGCCCCGCAACCGACCGCTACCCGCTGTAACAGCGCCCAGGTGGGACGGGTACTGGGCGGCCTGATCGGCGGCGTGCTCGGCCACCAGATCGGCGACGGCCGCGGCAATACCGCGGCGACCATCGGCGGCGCCATCGCCGGCGTACTGATCGGCGGCGAGGTGGGCAAGCGAATGGACGCCCGCAACCAGGCCTGCGTGGCCCAGGCCCTCGAATTCGCCCCCAACGGCCAGCGCATCAGTTGGCAGGGTGAAAGTGGCGAGGAATACGCGGTGGTGCCCGGGGCGATAGAAAAGCGCGGCGACACCTATTGCCGCAGCTTTACCGCGGAGGTCCAGGGCGGCAGCCGCAGCGACGGCACCGCCTGCCGGCAGGCGGACGGTACTTGGGTCAGCTCGCACTGA
- a CDS encoding DUF3175 domain-containing protein — MVLLEEGVHQIGASAGENGGGTVPFLGREVGTVGIAVATSKSERWSKEVTETSHALDLEPGVFTRKDPRAIARSLKRSAERSTERKSAPYRSAMSMLTFYINRAGSNLSKEERERLERAKDELRNLFDRSSDEEE; from the coding sequence ATGGTTTTGCTGGAGGAGGGTGTGCACCAGATTGGTGCCTCGGCTGGTGAAAATGGCGGCGGGACAGTACCTTTCCTTGGAAGAGAGGTTGGAACGGTGGGTATCGCAGTGGCTACGTCAAAATCCGAGCGTTGGTCCAAGGAGGTGACTGAAACCAGCCACGCGCTGGATCTGGAGCCGGGCGTCTTCACTCGCAAGGATCCGCGTGCCATTGCCCGTTCGCTCAAGCGCTCGGCGGAGCGCAGTACGGAAAGGAAGTCGGCCCCCTACCGCTCGGCCATGTCCATGCTGACTTTCTATATCAACCGGGCCGGCAGCAATCTGTCCAAAGAAGAGCGGGAGCGGCTGGAGAGGGCGAAGGACGAACTGCGCAATCTTTTTGACCGGTCGAGCGACGAAGAAGAGTGA